The nucleotide sequence AGATATGTCCGATGTTCATGCAAAGATCACGTGAATTGATCAGAAATGTGAGGCTGGGGCAGATGTGTCTGCTGTAAAAATGTTGGCGCACCATCAGCCGAAAAATGTACAAGAATTTCGTAAATTTTCCCTTTCAATACATTTTATTGGCCGCCATAGAAGTAGTTAAGACAATTTAGATCCACGACATAAATATTCCCAGTAAAAACTATTTTCAGCCTCCTACTATTGGACTTTGGATGTGCGTAGAGGAAATTTTCCAAGAATCTAAACGTGGGGTATATTTGGCCTATCCTAAAATTCTGTTGGTGGAAATGAAATAGAACAACCTGATAAATTGGCAACATACAAGACGGAAACACTTTGTTTAATTTACAGAAAAAAAAGTAGCCCACTTGTAAGGTCAACTAGAATGACCATCTCATCAGACAGTTGTAAAAACTTGATCAGGTCTGGCCAGAATATTTTTTGGGCAGGTTATTGACATAAGAAAATGGGGGACTCGAGCAAGGTCTGCAGACTGAAACTAAGGaaattaaaaagtatttttacaTGAATTGCTTCTGATTTTAAAAAGCCCTTTTACCGAACTGAAAACTTGTTTCTCCTGCCCCCATCAGCGATCTTAATGCGGCTTGCATATTGAGGAGTTTACAAATTTATGGGCCTGTTGTAAACCGGACCCTCGAAAATAAATGCGTTCCGTAATGCATACGGAATTGTGGTTGCCTTTGGGTGTTAAGCAAATGCAGTTGATAGCCGAAACACGTTTTCCTTGGAGAAAATGTAAGCCGAATGGGGGAAAATGAATATGCTTTATTTTTTCGGCTGATCTCTTTCATAGTTGACACGTTTCAGGAAAGCGGTCGAGAAAAtgcaagaaaaaaaaaagaaaaaacgaGACCCGTCTGCGGTCTCCGATTTCTGGTCGGTCTGTTGGGTGTTCAGGCCCCACACACCAGATAAGCGATCGGATCGGAAAGAAACCTGTTGAAGAAAATGCAGCACCAGCAGGCGCACATGATCATGCCCTCGTTGCGTGATCGGCGATAGTCGCTTCGATCCGATCCGAATCGAACTGAGTCGGGTGGTGCGATCTCCGTCTCTGGGTATACCGCCATACATCCATATAGCCGGCGTTCAATAAACAGAGAGCCAGCCTGGCAATAGCCATTTCAATTGTTGGCTATTTGCACTACCCATATATATTTAGCACTCGATGCGTTCCCGCGAACTCTCCTCCAATTTGCAGACCAAATAAATTCAACCCTGTGTGGGGGCCATTAGACGCTGTTGGTCTAACTGACGGAAACTTTTTGAGTTCTCAGCGTTAGTTGctttattttggttttgcaACAGCCAACTTCCATAAGAAATCGAGCCCCCCACTCGGCTGATTAGCCATAATTAGTCCAATATCTTATCGATTTTATGGTTTACTTTCTAAATAGAACGTTTCTTAAGATTGGAAAGAAGAGTGGTATTTTGAAAAATGGATTTAGTATTTTCCGAAAAATCCAAGATATTGTTAGTACTTAAGATCTTTTTACGTGGCCAAAAACATAGGGATTCAGGGATTCTTCAGATGGTCCAGTGGTGAAAATTACatattcttaaaaattgtatGGTCAAGATTCCTTCAGAATTATTCTTAACacttaataataattatcTTTCACATATTTGGGTTATACCGTTCTTTATTATATCACATTTTCTGTATTTGCAAATTCCAAGAGGTTTCGGTCTTTTGTCAGACTCCAAGAatttttttcgaaattttCTTTGACGATTTCCTACATTTTGAATCACGAGGTATTTTATATATCTCTGTGGGGtgtgtttttatttacatttaagccaataaaaagaaaagaaaaagaaaggcaaagaaaaaagtAGGCGTGTTTTACATATAGATTAAGGAAAATCTTTGGCAAAGCAGTACGTGACTGCTAAAAATAAAGtcaaaaaatatacaatacACATTACTTTTTTAATGACGCAGGGCATTTTTGGAAACCGGATTTAATTAACGAATGGAAATGCTTTGGGAGAAGAAAAGGGAAAACATATTACGGGAAAAGTAATGATTTACCTAATTGCGGATGCTAGAAAAGGCCAATGAATTGGCAGACATGGGATAGATTTTCCTATCTGACAGGAGCGTTAAAAAATGCATTTGGCAACGACGCAGTTAGCAAactaaaaaccaaaacaaaccAATTAAATGAAACTGTTGAGCATAAAAATAGAAATCTGCTGAGAGAAAGATGCCGAGTCAATGACCACaaagtaataaaataaatatttccaaATGGGGGGTCAAGTCAAACTGATAATGCCCGGGTCAAATCTacatttaataatatataataatactgaataaattaattataatatattttgatgTACTCATGGAATgggatttcttttttttgcagCCGTGGCCCCAAAAAGCATGTGATCTTTGCCGATGACGAGGGTCTATCGCTAACCGAGGTTCGTGTGATGTCCGAACCCTCGAATGTGCCACCCTATTGGAGCATGAAGTTCTTGGAGCAGATAACACAGGGCCTGGTCAGCCCACATCCGCCAGATCAGTGGACAGTGGACTTCAAGCAGCCGGCCTCAGACTATCTATCATTTAGGTGAGTTTTGGATCATATTTATCATCTGTAACCCAAACTAATGTCTTGTTTTCTTGCAGACAAAAGATAGATCGGGACTTCGTTTCCCTGGAGAATGTGATTGTTAAGGATGAGGAGTCCATTGTGGTGGGCACCATCAAGGTGAAGAACATCGACTTCGAGAAGGAGATCATTGTGCGTGTGACCTGGGATGATTGGAAGAGCCAACAGGATATCTTCTGCACATTCGCCCGGGCCTATGGACCAACCACTTGTGCCCACGTAGTCTTCGATACATTCTCCTTCAAGATCACCTTGCCGCCATCCTCCAAGCGCCTGGAGTTCTGCATCTGCTACCGCACCAACGAAACAGAATATTGGGATAATAATGATGTGAGTTTTTTATAGAAAGTAACtacgaaatattttttattaaatttgtttcCAATTACAGGGTAAAAACTACACCATCAGCAAGCGATCGCCCTTTTATTACAACGCCTTGTCGCCCTATGATAAGGGTCAGAATCGCAACTCGAGCCAGCAAATAAGGTCCACCCTGACCGATGCCTTGGCCAAGGTGCAAAACCCAAATGGCTGGCACCAGGAGTCACATACGCCATATTGGTGAAATCGCCTAAAAACGGGAGTGGATTTTCCTCACCCGAGCGAATAAATTTTCTCATTTAGGCCACATGAACAGAAAGAAACAGATTTGGAACagattataaaatttataaacagTTTAAGTGACAGAGAGAGAGTCCAAAAGATTTTACCACTAACAAAACTTTTTGACTTAAGCTTATACCTGGTACAAATATCCCAATTTTAAAGTGCCATTGACTTGAGGATAACTCAATGAAAAATTAGATAGTGGGGCTCATATCTACTTCTACTAAGCAAAAGCCCGAATTTGTATGTTTTGTCTATATTCATCTCGATAAAATTTCTTTgtataactttttaaaacGTTTTATGTTCGATTGTaaagaatttttaagaaatcaAGTTTTATATGTTacctgtatgtctgtgtgaTTGTCTACATCTTTATAACTGATATTAGATTTATGTAAactaaaaacgaaaaaaaaaccataaaaaaagGAGAGGAATTTTGGGGCGTGTAGCATCCAAGCAAACCATTATTTCGAAATTTTCTGCAACTGCAAAataaagcaaacaaacaaaaacacacatacgcaagaaaaacaagaaaattgTAGCCCTAAGTTTATtcgttttattatttttcattttttactcttttcatttcattatacaattttttccTTTGGTTATTTGAAACGCTAAGACTGAAATGGCTTGTTTTGGAGAAGAAAACACGTCCTgcaatatattatataataaaataaaaaccacaATTCGCATCATCACATAAGAGACAACAGAGTTATTTGTCCTCATTGTTCTGTGTGATCCAGATCCCCGACTATATACGATATATACACCTAACTAGATTTAAGTGATTTGTACATACAGATGCAAAAGCAAACAATATACCAGAAAATTGCCTgttaaatacatttatatacaTATGAATTTAGTTATGTAACGACGCCTAGTTTGTAGTCCTTAGAGGTTATCTAGTTAGTAAGGCGCCCAACTGACGTCACGTGAATGAATCAACTATATATGTGCCCATATATAAAGCGTACTCTACAATTATTTAGTTTTTACTGAACTTATGACACAACGAGCCATTATAATGTCTTATTTAGCTCAATGctcataaataaaataaatatttttgaaaaacctGTCGAGTTTTAAATTCTGTGGTAGGTTGAGCTATGGTTGGATTTCTTTGCCCGACAACTTTCAGAAACAGCAATACTACATTGGGGAAAAACTTGGTCTTACTAACTCCTTTCTCTGAATATAAACTGTCCATATTATTCGTTTGGAAGTAATTAAAGCCAGTTTACCAATTTCATGTTATGTAAACTCATAAAGTCAAATTTTAAAtgtgaatatatttttataggaATTTCGAGATCCCAAAATACTCTTAAAAATACATCGTCTTATGTGATCATGATTTTACGATCATCTTGCTGAGGCTTTCCTCCCCAATTAATCAAAGCCCGTTAAGCCCCATTTTAACTATCAGGAAAAGCATTTATTGGCCATTAGGTTATCTCTACGAGACTTCTGACGTAATCCCAAGCACAAGCGAGCTATAACCAGTTCCCCATAGCTAGAAAAGATTAGAAAATGCATCGAAGTggtgtttttatattttataatttaatttattcagAGTGCTTTCGTAGGTAGCGGGTCAGACAATTGAAACAGCATTAATATCATATTCGCATGTGTGGCCTTGTGGGGCGTGGGGCAGCGGGGAGGGGAGAACAAGGGGGCTGGCCATCAAAGGTACAACATACAGGCATACTTTCTAGCGTAAACTAGACACACAAAGGGTTAAATACAGCACATAGTATTAGAATTATGGAATTAAATACTTTGAACTTGAGTGTAGCTTAGAATGTTTAGCGATTAAAGTTAGAAAGATAGGTTCATAAAAAAGTGTGGAGAAACTGATGTGTCAGAGAAATGCGTAAAGTATTGCTTCTGGAATGTACATGTGCAATGGCACACACGCAACATTGATGTATTGTTGTGAAGAATTAGCAAAAGGCTTTTGGCTATACAGAGCTCGAAAATTCGTTAGAAAGTAAAAGTATGTCGTTCCTGGGTCTGCCCACAATCGCGCCAACTAATCAACTCCGGCCTAATGGTAACCGATTCGACTAGCCCACTTAGTGCTGCTTGGCCTTCAGGCTGGCGGGCATCTCTGGGGGTGGTGGACGGGGAATGCCCAGGGCGACCTTCACACCGTCGTAGATGAACCATTGCAGAGCGGTCAGAGTACCGATCATGATGATACGAGGCGTCAATCCGTTCCACATGCCACTGAAGCCCAGGGACTTGGCCACGCTCACGGCGCTGGCTCCCTTGGTCTGGTTCAGCTTGGAGACCACCACATCAGCGGGATGGGAGACCACGGCGCAGAACACACCGGCGATGTAGCCAGCGGCAAAGGTCACGATCAGCTGCTCGCCCTTGGTGCACTCGGCACGGGGCTTGGGCACCACATACCTGTGGAAGATTGTATCATTAGTATCGATAAAGACATCTTTCGAGGTTTCAATATCATTTACTTATGGCAAAACCAACACAAAAACAAGTGCAAGATGTAGAAATGTTACTTACTTGTAGAGCAGCTCCACGGTGCGCTCGAAGCAAGCGAACTTCATCATGGTGTAGGGGATCTGTCGCATCCACAGGGGAACCAGGCCCTTGTAGAAGGCATTGATGCCCTCATCCTTCAGCATCTTGGGCACAGCCTCGCGGAAGTTGTTGGCGAATCCGGGAATGGTCTGGATCTTGACCTTGGCGGCCTCGAACGGCGACAGGGCGATATCGGCGAAGAACTCGGCCGAAGCGGAAGCAGCCAGATACAACGAGGTGCGGTAGAGGTAGGCATTCTCCTCACCAATGATATCGGCGTACTTCACTTTGAACAACTCGTACAGACCGAACTTGCACAGACCCtaaaaagattaaaataaAAGGGGTTAACTGCTGTATCGTGCAATTTTCTTAAAGAACAAACTTAATAAGGGATTGTAAAACTTCAATAGAAcagaattttttaaattgaattgtataTCTGGACCTGTAGTTTGAATATATGGTATAGTAAGATTTCCATATTCCTTTCCTTGATACATCATAATATCAATGTATGTATCAGATCGATTGGGCATCACTTCTTGTACCCATTTGAAACCCCGTGTAATTGGGGTCACATGCCCGAGTCACGAGTGAAGGGTGCATAAACCACCTCCAGACGATTATGTAACCAAGCAATTCCATTCTCACCTGTGCCGAGTAGCCCAGCAGGGTGGGGAACCAGCCCTTGGCCAGCCCACGGGCGCCCTCCTCCGCCACGGTGACCTTGAATCCATGGAACAGGTTCTTGTACTTGGCCTGGTCGACCTGCAGACGGCACTTGACCAGATCCAGTGGGACCACAAAGGTGTGGGTGGTGCCGCAGCTGAGGATGCCACCGATACCGCACAGGGCGAAGTACTTGGTGCTGCCGAATTCGCAAGAGTCCTGCGGGTTTGCaacggcggcggcggcggcggcgatCTGGCGACCTTCAACCGGCTGGGGATCCACCACAGGGGCGGCGGCATCGCATCTGGCCGCCGTCAGGGGGGTGCGGAATGGCGAGTTCCGGGCAGTTTCAAAGAAGCTGGAGAACATCTTGTTTCTGTTCTGGTTCTTAAGGGTCGGCTGAAAGTATATGGACCACCGATTAGTTACGTACCCCGGACATGTGCTTTATCTAATTATATATAGGTATATGGCCTGGGTAATCAGCTGCTCTGGGCCTTCATAGGTTACATAACGGCGTGCCCAGACTTACGAGGTGCTGGATTGACCCGAAAATCGGAAATTAGATACTAATCACTTGAATTTTGTCTGTTTTCGGGCAACTCTAACGAACGGCTCGCTTACTTCGATTTTGATTTGACAGAGTTATGCAATTTTCCCTTAATTTTCGCACTTACACTTCGTCAGCAACGTTTTCGGCTCGTGGGCGGGGATTCAAAGAATGAGGGGGGTTGCATTTTGAGATGGGAAAAATACCTCAGAGTATCAATACatcgatatttttttatatatcgGTATCATAGctattttctttaaatacacttttccaaccatttgaagaaaacgTAAGTGTCAGAAAAAAAGTGGTACTAAAAAGAAGGAAACACAAAATTAATAAGACAATAATAGTAATAGATTATTTGACATTCCatcaattatttatttatttaaatatttattgagcGGGCCTTCTTCTTTATTAGACAAATGGTTCAAGTCATTGCTAGCCATCGGAGAAAGGCCGTCGTTCTTGTCCCGGGTATttcttataatattttcccgCGCTATAATTTGAAAAGCAGTTAACATGTTTAAGATGTGGGAGTACTCAATCCAAATGCTTAAAAATATAGGTACAAGGTACAAACAATTGGTGAAGTGCAACAAATCCTTGAAACTTAAAATTGATTAAACTGTGAATTAAAAATTGAATATCAGATTAAAAGTGAAAATCAGAGAGCTTCCGAGGGAccagttttatttttaataataaaaaaataataaaataataaaaatgaataaaatgaTAATGTGtttaagttttctttattttaaagttcTTACACATTGCGAATATCGTAGTCTAATCTTATCACGCGATTCTACAAGACTAGCAGAATCTTTATATGACGTATACAATTTCGTATTGAAATTTTTATCATAGACCAATGATTCATGTAGTAATTTTTtagcatatatatatattgatatCTTAGATATTTTTGAGCAGAACACTTTTACTATAGTCATAAGACGTTTGgctaaaacttttaaataatttttttcatcatCTGGCACGCTTTTTGCTACAAGAATGTCTTCAAAATGTGAAATCATACTACCTCTTGCATCGCAAATACACTTTCGTCTTGAAATAATCCTTTTTATTCTATCAGCCAAAGGAGATGCAGCAACTAATATTGTTGACACTGCTACCAAAAGTATGATTAGCTTCATTGTGATCAGCTGGAGGTCCGCCTCGTTATTATTTTGAGTTAAGTCAGTAgattatatttttgtagcgagtttttataccttttaCTCCAAAgttaaagtaaaagggtatattgtatTGGATATAAAGAATGTAACACGTAGAAATAATCTTTTCAGGCCCTATGAAGGacatatgttcttgatcaaaATCACAAGTCTAGTCGATCTAGCGATGTCCGACTGTCTGGAGTCTACATCTTTTATCAGACATTTGTGCAACTTCCAGATAATGACTGGCGCTTGGGTCTTAAGTGCTATTATATAGTTGCTCAGAGAACAAGGGGTATTTTAATGTCGATCCATTCGTCTATTGCGTTTCTAATTTTCCTAATTTTTAACTGTAACAAAAACCGTGTCCGGTATGCAGGAAAATCGAAATTGTTATGGAAATTGTTTAGAACtctattaaaaaaattggccAACAGAGTTATGGTATTTGACAGTCGAGAAATTCGTCTAAAGCGTTTATTTTTgttcataaaatgttttatcttTACATCCCagaataagaaaaaaaaattgaacaGTTTTTGCGTagataaattaacaaataaaagTATCCTTTTTGGATAgaagtaaaaataaatgtatcgTTATAAAAccagtaaaaaaaattaagtcgACTTAGATACCATTTTTTATAATTCTCAATTCTTATTACATTCCTTTCCAAATCCTGAAGAGTATTAACTAATCTATACAAATAATATCGtgataaatgtatttttaaagtttactttattatttatttttttatacactttctaaaattttctaaaatatgtACTTCTGTTTTTAAAAGAGCTTGTTGATATTGGTTTGCTGCATGAAAATACACCTGGCGTAATTTTTGAAAAGTCATGAAATCATTAACGAccttaacaaaaaaagcttttGTTATCTTAAAACGTGGTGTGCACAAACTACTTTGAGAATTCGAAAATGATTTTATACTATCTTCAAttcttaatttcatttttccaGGCAAGCTCTTTATATTCTgagatattttaaaaaatacaaccAGTCCGTAGGCGGCATTGCAATAACATTTTcgttttgaaataaaataatctAAAGTATCCACAGGAGATGAAGCAACTAATATTGTTGATACGGTTGTCAAAAGTATTAATAGCTGCATTGCTATAAGCGAGATGTCcgattttaaattatttgaagTAT is from Drosophila suzukii chromosome 3, CBGP_Dsuzu_IsoJpt1.0, whole genome shotgun sequence and encodes:
- the Gbs-70E gene encoding protein phosphatase 1 regulatory subunit 3C; the protein is MISHSPPIFSHSPPVSFLADFMSGHQRQSLNYNDEANRASRYCRPQVITLASKAMVNNASAAVQGQGQGPCQQKAGATPLGVGSRSGRSYLERMASAPLLTSQPKSCLSRKSCLHKAQNNTANSGDHSPTDTDVTDSASHSCMCSKDSETNCELSRGPKKHVIFADDEGLSLTEVRVMSEPSNVPPYWSMKFLEQITQGLVSPHPPDQWTVDFKQPASDYLSFRQKIDRDFVSLENVIVKDEESIVVGTIKVKNIDFEKEIIVRVTWDDWKSQQDIFCTFARAYGPTTCAHVVFDTFSFKITLPPSSKRLEFCICYRTNETEYWDNNDGKNYTISKRSPFYYNALSPYDKGQNRNSSQQIRSTLTDALAKVQNPNGWHQESHTPYW
- the Mpcp2 gene encoding solute carrier family 25 member 3, which gives rise to MFSSFFETARNSPFRTPLTAARCDAAAPVVDPQPVEGRQIAAAAAAVANPQDSCEFGSTKYFALCGIGGILSCGTTHTFVVPLDLVKCRLQVDQAKYKNLFHGFKVTVAEEGARGLAKGWFPTLLGYSAQGLCKFGLYELFKVKYADIIGEENAYLYRTSLYLAASASAEFFADIALSPFEAAKVKIQTIPGFANNFREAVPKMLKDEGINAFYKGLVPLWMRQIPYTMMKFACFERTVELLYKYVVPKPRAECTKGEQLIVTFAAGYIAGVFCAVVSHPADVVVSKLNQTKGASAVSVAKSLGFSGMWNGLTPRIIMIGTLTALQWFIYDGVKVALGIPRPPPPEMPASLKAKQH